In the [Clostridium] colinum genome, one interval contains:
- the uvrA gene encoding excinuclease ABC subunit UvrA, which yields MHKQQITIKGARENNLKNIDLTIPRDKLVVFTGLSGSGKSSLAFDTIYAEGQRRYVESLSSYARHFLGQMEKPDVDYIEGLSPAISIDQKTTNNNPRSTVGTVTEIYDYLRLLFARIGKPHCPKCGKEIKKQTIDQIVDQICSLEEKTKIQILAPIVRDRKGEHIKLLEDAKKSGYVRVRIDGNIYDLSEKIKLEKNKKHNIEIIIDRLVVKDDIKTRLTDSIETAMSLTDGIIIVDTNGKDLKFSQNFACENCHINIEEIEPRSFSFNSPQGACEDCTGLGVKLIFDPDIIVPNPDLSLAQGAINASGWNSINNANSMSNSIFYALSEKYNFSLHTPYKDLPNKIKDILMYGTKGEKIDIQWEGQNGYREYSYSFEGIVNNLERRYKESSDVMKQELEQYMVNVTCKSCKGERLKPEILAVTINGKNISQITNISIKDAKKFFDELVLSEKEKFIGEQILKEINARIGFLVDVGLDYLSLSRTAGTLSGGESQRIRLATQIGSGLVGCLYILDEPSIGLHQRDNDKLLNTLNHLKDIGNTLIVVEHDEDTMRQADFIVDIGPKAGEHGGEVVFAGTYDEILKCENSLTGGYLSGRLAIPIPKERLKPTKNKISIKGAYENNLKKVNVDIPLGLFVCVTGVSGSGKSSLVNQVLYKTLAKELNRAKCKSGKAKSITGLENLDKVIDIDQSPIGRTPRSNPATYTGVFDLIRDLFAETQDAKIRGFKKGRFSFNVKGGRCEACSGDGIIKIEMHFLPDVYVPCEVCGGKRYNRETLEIKYKGKNIYDILNMTVEEALTFFENIPKIKEKLQAISDVGLSYIRLGQSSTTLSGGEAQRVKLATELSKRPTGKTIYVLDEPTTGLHTYDVHRLINIIKRLVSSGNSVVVIEHNLDVIKTADYIIDLGPEGGDGGGTIVAIGTPEEVAMCEKSYTGKYLKPILFKNT from the coding sequence ATGCACAAACAACAGATAACTATAAAAGGCGCTAGAGAAAATAATCTTAAAAATATAGATTTAACTATACCAAGAGATAAGCTTGTAGTTTTTACAGGGCTTAGTGGCTCTGGTAAATCTAGCCTTGCTTTTGACACTATATATGCAGAAGGCCAAAGAAGATATGTAGAAAGCCTATCTTCATATGCTAGACATTTTTTAGGCCAAATGGAAAAGCCTGATGTAGACTATATTGAAGGCTTGTCTCCTGCAATATCTATAGACCAAAAAACAACTAATAATAACCCTCGTTCAACAGTAGGTACTGTTACAGAAATATATGATTACCTTAGGTTATTATTTGCGCGTATAGGTAAGCCTCATTGTCCAAAATGTGGCAAAGAAATTAAAAAACAAACTATAGACCAAATTGTAGACCAAATATGTAGCCTAGAAGAAAAAACAAAAATACAAATATTAGCTCCTATTGTTAGAGACCGTAAAGGAGAGCATATAAAGCTTTTAGAAGATGCTAAAAAAAGTGGCTATGTTAGAGTTAGAATAGACGGTAATATATACGATTTATCAGAAAAAATAAAGCTAGAAAAAAATAAAAAACACAACATAGAAATAATTATAGATAGATTAGTTGTTAAAGATGATATAAAAACTCGTCTTACAGACTCTATAGAAACTGCTATGAGCCTTACAGATGGTATAATAATTGTAGATACTAACGGTAAAGATTTAAAATTTAGCCAAAACTTCGCTTGTGAAAACTGCCACATAAATATAGAAGAAATAGAGCCTCGCTCCTTTTCTTTTAACAGCCCTCAAGGAGCTTGTGAAGACTGTACAGGACTTGGTGTAAAGCTTATTTTTGACCCAGATATTATTGTGCCAAATCCTGACCTTTCTTTAGCACAAGGAGCTATAAATGCTTCTGGTTGGAATTCTATAAACAATGCAAACTCTATGTCTAATAGTATATTTTATGCACTATCTGAAAAATATAATTTTTCTTTACACACACCTTATAAAGATTTACCAAATAAAATTAAAGATATTTTAATGTATGGAACAAAAGGTGAAAAAATAGATATACAATGGGAAGGACAAAACGGATATAGAGAATATTCTTATTCTTTTGAAGGTATAGTAAACAATTTAGAACGAAGATATAAAGAATCTTCAGATGTAATGAAACAAGAATTAGAACAATATATGGTTAATGTTACTTGTAAAAGTTGTAAAGGAGAACGTTTAAAGCCTGAAATTTTAGCTGTTACTATTAATGGTAAAAATATATCCCAAATAACTAATATATCTATAAAAGATGCAAAAAAATTTTTTGATGAACTTGTTTTATCTGAAAAAGAAAAATTTATAGGCGAACAAATATTAAAAGAAATAAACGCAAGAATAGGATTTTTAGTGGATGTAGGTCTTGACTATCTTTCTCTTTCAAGAACAGCCGGGACATTATCTGGTGGCGAATCTCAAAGGATAAGGCTAGCTACTCAAATAGGCTCAGGGCTTGTAGGATGTTTATATATATTAGACGAGCCTAGCATAGGACTGCACCAACGAGATAATGATAAACTTTTAAACACATTAAACCATTTAAAAGATATAGGCAACACGCTTATTGTTGTAGAACACGACGAAGACACTATGCGTCAAGCAGATTTTATAGTAGATATAGGTCCAAAAGCTGGTGAACACGGTGGTGAAGTTGTATTTGCCGGTACTTATGATGAAATATTAAAGTGTGAAAACTCCTTAACTGGTGGTTATCTTAGCGGTAGATTAGCTATACCTATACCAAAAGAACGTTTAAAGCCTACAAAAAATAAAATTTCTATAAAAGGTGCTTATGAAAATAACTTAAAAAAAGTAAATGTAGATATACCTCTTGGGCTTTTTGTCTGTGTAACAGGTGTATCTGGCTCTGGTAAAAGCTCTCTTGTAAATCAAGTTTTATATAAAACTTTAGCTAAAGAGCTTAATAGAGCAAAATGTAAATCTGGTAAGGCAAAGTCTATAACGGGACTTGAGAATCTTGATAAAGTAATAGATATTGACCAATCACCTATCGGAAGAACTCCTCGTTCAAATCCTGCTACCTATACAGGTGTTTTTGATCTTATTAGAGATTTATTTGCCGAAACACAAGATGCTAAAATACGTGGATTTAAAAAAGGACGTTTTAGTTTTAATGTAAAAGGCGGTAGATGTGAAGCTTGTTCTGGTGATGGTATTATAAAAATAGAAATGCACTTTTTACCAGATGTATATGTTCCTTGTGAAGTATGCGGTGGTAAAAGATATAACAGAGAAACTTTAGAAATAAAATATAAAGGTAAAAATATATACGATATTTTAAACATGACTGTAGAAGAAGCCTTGACTTTTTTTGAAAATATACCTAAAATAAAAGAAAAACTACAAGCAATATCTGATGTTGGTCTGTCTTATATTAGGCTTGGACAATCTTCCACTACTCTTTCTGGTGGCGAAGCCCAAAGAGTAAAGCTAGCAACAGAGCTTAGCAAACGCCCAACAGGAAAGACTATATATGTATTAGACGAACCAACAACTGGTCTTCATACCTATGATGTTCATAGACTTATAAATATTATTAAACGTCTTGTATCTTCTGGTAATTCTGTTGTTGTTATAGAGCATAACCTTGATGTTATAAAAACTGCCGATTATATTATAGATTTAGGGCCAGAAGGTGGTGACGGTGGTGGCACAATAGTTGCTATTGGAACACCAGAAGAAGTTGCTATGTGTGAAAAATCTTACACCGGAAAATATTTAAAACCAATTTTGTTTAAAAATACTTAG
- a CDS encoding glycerate kinase, with product MKVVIAIDSLKGSLSSTMAGNVIKQGINNVIPNANVVVKPLADGGEGTVEALVNGMGGYIEKVIVLDPLGKKIESSYGIIKESNTAIIEMAMAAGLTLVPENLRNPLNATTYGVGQLIKDAISKGIKNFIIGIGGSATNDGGIGMLQSLGFDFLDSNNNQIELGAKGIKNLVKIETKNKLKELDDCTFNIACDVNNPLCGANGSSAIYGPQKGATPDMVEELDNLLKHYASLTSKLLNKDNSNVDGVGAAGGIGFAFLSFLNANLQSGIQIILKYINLENEIKDANIVITGEGRLDNQTAMGKAPIGVAKLAKKYNKTVIAFSGCATEDAKACNKEGIDAYFPIIQKADTLENLLKEDVAKENLLSTTEQVFNLIKILRGE from the coding sequence ATGAAAGTTGTTATAGCAATAGATTCTTTAAAAGGTAGTTTATCATCTACTATGGCTGGTAATGTAATAAAACAAGGTATTAATAATGTAATACCTAATGCAAATGTTGTTGTCAAACCTTTAGCCGATGGTGGTGAAGGGACTGTTGAAGCATTGGTAAATGGTATGGGTGGGTACATAGAAAAAGTTATTGTTTTAGACCCTTTAGGTAAAAAAATAGAAAGTAGCTACGGTATTATTAAAGAGAGTAATACGGCTATTATAGAAATGGCAATGGCTGCTGGCCTAACCCTTGTACCAGAAAATTTAAGAAACCCTTTAAATGCAACAACTTATGGTGTTGGACAATTAATAAAAGACGCTATATCAAAAGGTATTAAAAACTTTATAATCGGTATAGGCGGTAGTGCTACAAATGATGGTGGTATTGGTATGCTACAATCTTTAGGCTTTGACTTTTTAGATAGTAATAATAACCAAATTGAGCTTGGTGCAAAAGGAATTAAAAATCTTGTAAAAATAGAAACAAAAAATAAACTTAAAGAACTAGATGATTGTACATTTAATATAGCTTGTGATGTTAATAACCCTCTATGTGGAGCAAATGGTTCTAGCGCTATATATGGCCCACAAAAAGGTGCTACACCAGATATGGTAGAAGAACTAGATAACCTACTAAAACATTATGCAAGTTTAACTTCTAAATTATTAAATAAAGATAACTCAAATGTAGATGGAGTTGGTGCTGCTGGTGGGATTGGTTTTGCATTTTTATCCTTTTTAAATGCAAATTTACAATCTGGTATACAAATAATACTTAAATATATAAACTTAGAAAATGAAATAAAAGATGCTAACATAGTTATAACTGGTGAAGGCAGGCTTGATAATCAAACAGCTATGGGCAAAGCCCCTATTGGTGTTGCAAAGCTTGCTAAAAAATATAATAAAACAGTAATTGCTTTTTCTGGTTGTGCAACAGAAGATGCTAAGGCTTGTAACAAAGAAGGTATTGATGCCTATTTCCCTATTATACAAAAAGCTGATACTTTAGAAAATTTATTAAAAGAAGATGTTGCTAAAGAAAATCTTCTCTCTACAACGGAGCAAGTATTTAATCTAATAAAAATATTAAGGGGTGAATAA
- a CDS encoding GntP family permease: MEIEITTLGALIGLILAISLIIAKIQPTYSLIIGALVGGIIGGASLVDTVNIMVYGAKDIISSVLRIITSGILAGVLIKTGSAKKIADVIVCKLGDKMAIVAIAISAMILCTVGVFVDITVITVAPIALAIGQKTNINKMSVLLAMVGGGKAGNIISPNPNTISVSENLKVPLTSIIIENIIPAIVGLIVTILLAKFISTRKAESITNKDLSEDIDEKLPSFLMAILGPLVVIILLSLRSILNIAVDPLIALPVGGIVCALVTGNAKNIGEYFNFGLSKVMPVAILLIGTGTIAGVIKASNLQTDFIALLDAANMPILLLAPISGILMAGATASTTAGATIASSTFGNVILDAGIPAVSGGAMMHAGATVIDSLPHGSFFHATAGAVNTNFPNRLKLIPYEVLIGLSITITSIIYYLITK; this comes from the coding sequence ATGGAAATAGAAATAACTACATTAGGTGCTTTAATTGGTCTTATATTAGCTATATCTCTTATTATAGCAAAAATTCAACCAACATATAGCCTTATAATTGGAGCTTTAGTTGGTGGTATAATCGGTGGCGCTTCTTTAGTAGATACTGTTAATATAATGGTTTACGGTGCTAAAGATATTATATCATCTGTACTTAGAATTATCACATCTGGTATTTTAGCTGGTGTATTAATAAAAACTGGCTCTGCTAAAAAAATAGCCGATGTTATAGTCTGTAAGCTAGGAGACAAAATGGCTATTGTAGCTATCGCTATATCTGCTATGATTTTATGTACCGTTGGTGTTTTTGTTGATATTACTGTTATTACTGTTGCTCCTATTGCACTTGCTATTGGACAAAAAACTAATATAAATAAAATGTCTGTTTTATTAGCCATGGTAGGTGGTGGTAAAGCCGGTAATATTATTTCTCCAAACCCTAACACAATATCTGTATCTGAAAATCTTAAAGTACCTTTAACCTCTATTATAATAGAAAACATTATACCTGCAATTGTTGGTCTTATAGTTACTATTTTACTTGCAAAATTTATTAGTACAAGAAAAGCAGAATCTATTACTAACAAAGATTTATCTGAAGATATAGATGAAAAACTACCTTCTTTTTTAATGGCAATATTAGGTCCTTTAGTAGTTATTATATTATTGTCTTTAAGGTCTATTTTAAATATTGCAGTTGACCCATTAATAGCTTTACCAGTTGGTGGTATTGTTTGTGCTTTAGTTACTGGTAATGCTAAGAACATTGGAGAATATTTTAATTTTGGTTTATCTAAAGTTATGCCTGTTGCCATTTTATTAATAGGTACTGGCACAATAGCTGGTGTTATAAAAGCATCTAATCTACAAACAGATTTTATTGCATTATTAGATGCTGCTAATATGCCTATACTATTATTAGCCCCTATATCTGGTATATTAATGGCAGGTGCTACTGCCTCTACAACTGCAGGCGCTACAATAGCCTCCTCTACTTTTGGTAACGTTATACTAGATGCAGGCATACCTGCTGTTTCTGGTGGTGCTATGATGCATGCCGGTGCTACTGTTATAGACTCTTTACCTCATGGTTCATTTTTCCATGCAACAGCTGGTGCAGTAAATACAAACTTTCCTAATAGATTAAAATTAATACCTTATGAAGTGTTAATAGGTTTATCTATAACTATAACTTCTATTATATACTATTTAATAACTAAATAA
- the uvrB gene encoding excinuclease ABC subunit UvrB codes for MDKIDKPFKVVSKFKPTGDQPNAIKNLSTGFINGKKFQTLLGVTGSGKTFTMANIIEKLNRPTLILAHNKTLAAQLYNEFKEFFPENAVEYFVSYYDYYQPEAYVPSSDTFIEKDSSVNDEIDKLRHSATAALFERRDVIIVASVSCIYGLGDPIDYNEMVVSLRTGMGKDRDSVLKKLIEIQYNRNDMNFIRGTFRVRGDVLEIFPAGASNVAYRVEFFGDEIDRISEIDTLTGEVLGFRNHITVFPASHYVTSREKLMEAVKRIQNELETQLKKFREEEKLLEAQRLEQRTNYDIEMMLEMGFCSGIENYSRHLSGREAGSTPHTLIDYFPNDFLMIVDESHVTIPQVRGMYEGDKSRKTTLVDYGFRLPSALDNRPLKFEEFEQKINQMLFVSATPNKYEKEHTQNTVEQIIRPTGLLDPEISVRPVKSQIDNLIGEINNVVAKNEKVLVTTLTKKMAEDLTIYLKEVGIKAKYLHSDIDTLERLEIIRDLRLNVFDVLIGINLLREGLDIPEVSLVAIIDADKEGFLRSETSLIQTIGRAARNANGRVIMYADKMTDSMKNAISETNRRRNIQEDYNNSHGITPKTITKKVHEIIKATESIAPSKNSKKLDKDPESMSQKELLELIAKKEKEMRKYATDLMFEEASILRDEIIELKKLSLR; via the coding sequence ATGGATAAAATAGATAAGCCTTTTAAAGTTGTATCAAAATTTAAACCAACTGGAGACCAACCAAATGCAATAAAAAATTTATCTACTGGATTTATAAATGGTAAAAAATTTCAAACTCTTCTTGGTGTTACTGGCTCTGGAAAAACTTTTACAATGGCAAATATTATAGAAAAACTAAACCGTCCTACTCTTATTTTAGCCCATAATAAAACATTAGCTGCTCAGTTATATAACGAATTTAAAGAGTTTTTTCCTGAAAATGCCGTAGAATATTTTGTAAGCTACTATGACTATTATCAACCAGAAGCATATGTTCCATCATCAGACACATTTATAGAAAAAGATTCATCTGTTAATGATGAAATTGACAAGCTTAGACACTCAGCAACGGCTGCCCTTTTTGAAAGACGAGATGTTATAATAGTAGCTAGTGTTTCTTGTATATATGGCTTAGGAGACCCGATAGATTATAACGAAATGGTTGTATCTCTTAGGACTGGTATGGGAAAAGATAGAGATAGTGTGTTAAAAAAGCTTATAGAAATTCAATATAACAGAAATGATATGAATTTTATACGTGGTACTTTTCGTGTACGAGGAGATGTTTTAGAAATATTTCCTGCGGGTGCCTCTAATGTGGCATATAGGGTTGAATTTTTTGGTGATGAGATAGATAGAATATCTGAAATAGATACTCTTACTGGTGAGGTTTTAGGTTTTAGAAACCATATTACAGTTTTTCCTGCTTCTCATTATGTAACAAGTAGAGAAAAGCTTATGGAGGCCGTTAAACGTATACAAAATGAACTTGAAACTCAATTAAAAAAATTTAGAGAAGAAGAAAAACTTTTAGAGGCTCAAAGACTAGAACAACGCACAAATTATGATATAGAAATGATGCTAGAAATGGGCTTTTGCTCTGGTATAGAAAATTATTCAAGGCACTTATCTGGTAGAGAAGCAGGCTCTACCCCACATACTCTTATAGACTATTTTCCTAATGATTTTCTTATGATTGTAGATGAGTCCCACGTTACTATACCACAAGTACGAGGTATGTATGAAGGAGATAAATCTAGAAAAACAACTCTTGTAGATTATGGTTTTAGATTACCGTCTGCATTAGATAATAGACCTCTTAAATTTGAAGAGTTTGAACAAAAAATTAATCAAATGTTATTTGTATCGGCAACACCTAATAAATATGAAAAAGAACATACACAAAACACTGTTGAACAAATAATTAGACCAACAGGGCTTTTAGACCCTGAAATTTCTGTAAGACCTGTAAAAAGTCAAATAGATAATCTAATAGGCGAAATAAACAACGTAGTGGCAAAAAATGAAAAAGTTTTAGTTACTACTCTAACTAAAAAAATGGCCGAAGATTTAACAATATATCTTAAAGAAGTAGGAATAAAGGCTAAATATTTACACTCAGATATAGATACATTAGAACGTTTAGAAATAATTAGAGATTTAAGGCTTAATGTATTTGATGTATTAATAGGTATAAATCTTTTAAGAGAAGGTTTGGACATACCTGAAGTATCTTTGGTAGCTATTATAGATGCCGACAAAGAAGGGTTTTTACGCTCCGAGACTTCTCTTATACAAACAATAGGACGAGCTGCAAGAAATGCTAATGGTAGAGTTATTATGTATGCCGATAAAATGACAGACTCTATGAAAAACGCTATATCGGAGACCAATAGAAGAAGAAATATACAAGAAGATTATAACAATTCACACGGTATAACACCTAAAACTATTACAAAAAAAGTTCACGAAATAATAAAAGCAACTGAAAGTATTGCTCCTAGCAAAAATTCTAAAAAATTAGATAAAGACCCAGAATCTATGAGCCAAAAAGAACTTTTAGAGCTTATAGCAAAAAAAGAAAAAGAAATGAGAAAATATGCAACAGATTTAATGTTTGAAGAAGCTTCTATTTTAAGGGATGAAATTATAGAGTTAAAAAAATTAAGTTTAAGATAA
- a CDS encoding PucR family transcriptional regulator → MLKNNLSNFASSYKDIIKIGIGNSTNLENINISYKNSNIAISYIKENINFKFYDDFSLEILLNSISKDLKEKYINNVINNLSKDEINLLKIYFENNMELKNTANTLFIHINTLQYKLDKIHKKIGFNPRLFKDANFLYILINLL, encoded by the coding sequence ATGCTAAAAAATAATTTATCAAATTTTGCAAGTTCATATAAAGATATAATAAAAATAGGTATAGGTAATAGCACTAACTTAGAAAATATAAATATATCTTATAAAAATTCTAATATAGCTATATCATATATTAAAGAAAATATAAATTTTAAATTTTATGATGATTTTAGCTTAGAAATATTATTAAATAGTATATCAAAAGATTTAAAAGAAAAATATATAAATAATGTAATAAATAATTTAAGCAAAGATGAGATAAATTTATTAAAAATATATTTTGAAAATAATATGGAGCTGAAAAACACTGCAAATACTTTATTTATACATATAAATACCCTTCAATATAAATTAGATAAAATACATAAAAAAATTGGCTTTAACCCTAGATTATTTAAAGATGCAAATTTTTTATATATATTAATTAATTTATTATAA
- a CDS encoding 5'-methylthioadenosine/adenosylhomocysteine nucleosidase, translating to MKTIGIIGAMEEEIENIKPHIDIISTKNIVGLDFYMGKMSGNNVVLVRSGIGKVNAAICSQVLIDLYAVDYIINVGVAGAINKDLKIGDIVVATDVMHHDMDTTYFGDELGIIPRMEESCFKADEELMNIAVNSSTKETENTIFTGRIVSGDQFLCDIDKKNKIWSHFKAYCVDMESAAIGQTCYLNKIPFCIIRSISDNSDENNDYENFFRDSAIKASNILKNMIEVI from the coding sequence ATGAAAACAATCGGTATAATAGGCGCTATGGAAGAAGAAATAGAAAATATAAAACCTCATATAGATATTATATCTACAAAAAATATTGTAGGTTTAGATTTTTATATGGGTAAAATGTCTGGAAATAACGTTGTTTTAGTTCGTTCTGGAATAGGTAAAGTGAACGCTGCTATTTGTAGCCAAGTTTTAATAGATTTATATGCCGTAGACTATATAATAAATGTTGGCGTTGCTGGTGCTATAAATAAAGATTTAAAAATCGGTGATATAGTTGTAGCAACAGATGTTATGCATCACGATATGGATACAACATATTTTGGTGACGAGCTTGGTATTATTCCTCGAATGGAAGAAAGTTGTTTTAAAGCTGATGAAGAATTAATGAATATAGCTGTAAATTCTTCTACTAAAGAAACTGAAAATACTATTTTTACTGGTAGAATAGTTAGCGGAGACCAGTTTTTGTGCGACATAGACAAAAAAAATAAAATATGGTCTCATTTTAAAGCATATTGTGTAGATATGGAAAGTGCTGCTATAGGTCAAACTTGTTATCTTAATAAAATACCTTTTTGCATTATACGTTCTATATCTGACAATTCTGACGAAAACAATGACTATGAAAATTTCTTTAGAGATAGTGCTATAAAAGCAAGTAATATTTTAAAAAATATGATAGAAGTTATATAA
- a CDS encoding sugar diacid recognition domain-containing protein: MQNISVDLAQKIVDAINQICKYNINFIDKDGIVIASTNQKRINTFNQAGLNAIKTKTTVIVDNDDCYLGSKKGINTPIFINEEPIAVIGVSGEPKEIDKYIFLAIKITEIFLKENILKESLSNKFTQINYIVQTYLYNQKEKYEHTLKILDKLNVDIKTNYYAITIILKILR; this comes from the coding sequence ATGCAAAATATTAGTGTAGATTTAGCTCAAAAAATTGTAGATGCAATAAATCAAATTTGTAAATATAATATAAACTTTATAGATAAAGACGGTATTGTAATAGCTAGTACAAATCAAAAACGTATTAATACATTTAATCAAGCTGGATTAAATGCAATAAAAACAAAAACAACAGTTATAGTAGATAATGATGATTGTTATTTAGGCTCAAAAAAAGGTATTAATACACCTATATTTATAAACGAAGAACCTATAGCCGTAATAGGTGTTAGTGGTGAGCCTAAAGAAATTGATAAATATATATTTTTAGCTATAAAAATAACTGAAATATTCTTAAAAGAAAATATTCTAAAAGAAAGTTTGTCTAATAAATTTACACAAATTAATTATATTGTACAAACATATCTTTATAACCAAAAAGAAAAATATGAACATACACTAAAAATTTTAGATAAATTAAATGTAGATATAAAAACTAATTATTATGCTATAACTATAATTTTAAAAATATTAAGATAA
- the trmB gene encoding tRNA (guanosine(46)-N7)-methyltransferase TrmB encodes MRLRKKPWGDNELNTNDRFIHQPEQNKGKWREIFGNDNPIHIEIGTGKGQFLTTMSILNPNINYIAIERQTNVIVSALKKGREKGVGKNIVFFVADVKELLNYFEPKEIDRIYINFCDPWPNKKKWAKRRLTHKNFLNLYEELFVDGGEVFFKTDNRLLFEFSLNEFADKGWRLHNISLDLHNSDFEGNVKTEYEEKFSGIGMPIYRLEAYYKK; translated from the coding sequence ATGCGTTTAAGAAAAAAGCCGTGGGGCGATAATGAATTAAATACAAATGATAGATTTATTCATCAACCAGAACAAAATAAGGGTAAATGGAGAGAAATTTTTGGCAATGATAACCCTATACATATAGAGATAGGTACAGGTAAGGGTCAGTTTTTAACTACTATGAGTATTTTAAACCCTAATATTAATTATATAGCTATAGAAAGACAGACAAATGTTATAGTTAGTGCATTAAAAAAGGGCAGAGAAAAAGGTGTAGGTAAAAATATAGTATTTTTTGTAGCAGATGTTAAAGAGCTACTTAATTATTTTGAGCCAAAAGAAATAGATAGAATATATATAAACTTTTGTGACCCGTGGCCGAATAAGAAAAAATGGGCAAAAAGAAGACTTACTCATAAAAACTTTTTAAATTTATATGAAGAACTATTTGTAGATGGTGGGGAAGTGTTTTTTAAAACAGACAATAGGCTATTATTTGAATTTTCTTTAAATGAGTTTGCGGATAAAGGTTGGCGTTTACATAATATATCTTTAGATTTACATAACTCAGACTTTGAAGGCAACGTTAAAACAGAATATGAAGAAAAGTTTTCAGGTATAGGTATGCCTATATATAGACTAGAGGCTTATTATAAAAAATAA